One stretch of Hevea brasiliensis isolate MT/VB/25A 57/8 chromosome 12, ASM3005281v1, whole genome shotgun sequence DNA includes these proteins:
- the LOC131171238 gene encoding probable 60S ribosomal protein L14 has product MAMASNKFKRFEREIVLLANRLEIDFPEDQWPIKRYVEIERLALANYSKDYRKLGVIIDVIDKNRATIGTPNMVRSQMNFKRRSSTSRLKLAVPLSEIDPQIILVNRLEIGTVMGKEDDWKKIKVAIMIRISPEKLGSEK; this is encoded by the exons ATGGCCATGGCATCTAATAAGTTCAAAAGATTCGAACGGGAGATTGTACTCTTAGCTAATAGACTGGAGATCGACTTCCCCGAGGATCAATG GCCGATTAAGAGATATGTGGAGATCGAGAGGTTAGCTCTCGCCAACTATAGTAAAGACTATAGGAAGCTCGGTGTCATCATTGATGTCATCGATAAAAACCGAGCTACAATCGGGACCCCTAAcatggttaggagccaaatgaacttcaaaaggcgATCATcaacatcaagattgaaattagcagtccccttGTCCGAGATCGATCCGCAGATCATACTGGTAAACCGATTGGAGATCGGCACG GTGATGGGCAAAGAAGACGATTGGAAAAAGATCAAGGTGGCTATCATGATAAGAATTTCACCAGAGAAGTTAGGATCAGAAAAGTAG